ACTTCCCTGAGCCGAGCCAGTGCCCGCCGACCAGCAGGACCAGCTCCGAGGCACGCTGGAGCAGGTGTGAGACCAGGTACACCCGCTCCGCGGGGTCCGTGCAGCCCCGCAGGTCATCGAGCAGGTCGGTCAGGATGTACCGCTGGTAGTCACGCTCATGGTCCGAGAGCGGCGGCGGGCCCGCGGCCCGACGCGTGCGGGCCTCGGCCTGAAGCGAGGCGCCCAGCCCGTCGGTGTCCACCAGGAGCATGCCGTCCGCGCACATGGCGAGCAGGGGTGATCTCCGCTTCGCGGTCTCCTGCTCGACGAAGCCGTGCCAGGCGGCCTCCGTCTGCACGAACAGCTCCACCGGCCAGCCGCGGTACACGAGGTTCTCCCGGTAGGGCGCGGGCGGCCCGTCCAGGAGAACCACGAGGTCCAGATCGGAGGTGGGCGTCCGGCGATCGGTCAGCACGCTGCCGGCCAGGAAGGCCGCCCGGGCGGCGGGGAATCTGTCCCGCACCAGGTCGCGGGCCGTGAGTACGGGGTCGTTCATGATCGCAGCCTACGTGCGGCGTCGCTCCCGCAGGAGGCCCGGGGCCGCCCCCGTCGCCTCCCGGACATGGTGTCGGAGCCGACCGCGGCACGACTCAGGTCGGCTTGCGCCACACGGAGATGTGCTTCGCGGAGTCCTGGGTGAACGGCGCCCCGTCCCAGTCGGCGACGCGACGCTCCAGTTCGAGCCCGGCGATCCGCGCCATCAGGTCGAGCTCCGCCGGCCAGGCGTACCGGTGCCGGGAGTGGTCGCGGCGGTAGCGGCCGTCGTCGCCGTCGCGGGTGAGGTGGTGCGACACGAGGATCTGCTCGACCAGATCGAAGGTGTCGAAGCCGATATGCCGCTCGGAGACGTCGAAGGGCACCGCGACCTGGCCGGGCGGCAGGAACCGCAACGGCGGCACACCCAGCTCGATGACGAATCGGCCGCCGGGCTCCAGATGACGT
This is a stretch of genomic DNA from Streptomyces sp. R44. It encodes these proteins:
- a CDS encoding nucleotidyltransferase domain-containing protein gives rise to the protein MNDPVLTARDLVRDRFPAARAAFLAGSVLTDRRTPTSDLDLVVLLDGPPAPYRENLVYRGWPVELFVQTEAAWHGFVEQETAKRRSPLLAMCADGMLLVDTDGLGASLQAEARTRRAAGPPPLSDHERDYQRYILTDLLDDLRGCTDPAERVYLVSHLLQRASELVLLVGGHWLGSGKWLSRRLAAAAPAVHRALSETAPQAIAGDTAGFVAAVTEVLDLAGGPLWDGYAIR